In Cloacibacterium caeni, a single window of DNA contains:
- a CDS encoding CDP-alcohol phosphatidyltransferase family protein, with the protein MNFIKNNLANAFTLGNLFSGSIGVINLVNGNYKVAALCIIISLVLDFLDGFVARALKANSNLGAQLDSLADMVSFGLLPGVTMFKALEGFGNQFMDFELPFQLKYLGLFVALFSCLRLAIFNLDEEQSYYFKGLNTPSNTVLLFGMYYAFQETGMFWRTFENPLFLLGLVAASCWLLISPIKMIALKFKSMKLKDNYPKLILLLGGILLISILGLAGIPMVIVFYIIVSLIFQKQM; encoded by the coding sequence ATGAATTTTATAAAAAATAATTTAGCCAATGCTTTCACTCTCGGGAATTTATTTTCTGGAAGCATCGGTGTTATCAATTTAGTAAACGGAAATTATAAAGTTGCCGCACTTTGCATCATCATTTCTTTAGTTTTAGACTTTTTAGACGGATTTGTTGCCAGAGCGCTTAAAGCCAATTCTAATCTCGGCGCACAATTAGATTCTCTAGCAGACATGGTAAGTTTCGGACTTTTGCCTGGTGTAACGATGTTTAAAGCACTAGAAGGTTTCGGTAATCAATTTATGGATTTTGAACTTCCATTTCAGTTGAAATATTTAGGGCTTTTCGTGGCTTTATTCTCATGTCTCAGATTGGCTATTTTTAATTTAGATGAAGAGCAAAGCTATTATTTCAAAGGACTCAACACACCAAGTAATACGGTTTTACTTTTCGGAATGTATTATGCTTTTCAAGAAACGGGAATGTTTTGGCGAACGTTTGAAAACCCTTTGTTTTTACTAGGTCTCGTCGCAGCAAGCTGTTGGTTACTTATCAGTCCCATCAAAATGATTGCGCTTAAATTTAAATCGATGAAACTGAAAGATAATTACCCAAAACTCATCTTACTTTTGGGCGGAATTCTACTGATTTCTATTTTAGGATTGGCTGGAATCCCGATGGTTATCGTTTTTTATATAATCGTTTCTCTAATTTTTCAAAAACAAATGTAA